In Plasmodium malariae genome assembly, chromosome: 11, the following proteins share a genomic window:
- the SRPR-alpha gene encoding signal recognition particle receptor alpha subunit, putative gives MIDVVNIFSKGGVILWSYSFYEIDDETIRTIVKYVLIEEKYDEFSKKYNKYHAKWKLLNDMDIVILIIYQGIQNSAYLDNLFIKIKKTFIKLLPKNLDYFNVDLPLNFDRLFLKIVEDMDKNVVNVNMNSSGKNKQSKGNKSRKKNDKSGTTSRSNRNDRSDESDTTDLSEDENYDKKIKGQGDEEEEEEKKLLLNGEDKSYSNNKKKSKIKKTAREWELNQKITKKDIEKLDYSKNEENINHYNDKNKQYAEGDFEDSSDCTSDTKNNILNKLNDSFLKVFSYNSKIEEEDIETILEGIKNKLLSKNVAVGICDTLINRMKENLIGKRKTLFAMNVKKTVSTVLSDTIQSILTPKDSVDVLRAALEAKSLGQLYSIVFLGVNGVGKSTNLAKVCYYLKNKGNLKIIIAACDTFRAGAVEQLRIHANCLNVFLYEKGYGKDAAAIAKEAILYAKKENYDVILIDTAGRMQDNEPLMRSLGKLILINNPNLILFVGEALVGNDAIDQLKKFNQALMDATCNTNKRTIDGIILTKFDTVDDKVGTALSMVYLTGKPIVFVGVGQKYTHLKKFNVNMVVKALS, from the coding sequence atgattGACGTAGTTAACATTTTTAGCAAAGGAGGTGTCATACTGTGGTCATACAGTTTTTACGAAATAGACGACGAGACTATAAGAACAAttgtaaaatatgttttaattgAAGAGAAGTATGATGAGTTTTCAAAAAAGTATAACAAGTATCATGCCAAATGGAAACTGCTAAATGATATGGACAttgttattcttattatttatcaAGGCATCCAAAATTCTGCATATTTAgataatttgtttataaaaattaaaaaaacttttataaaattattaccaAAAAATTTAGATTATTTTAACGTTGATTTACCTTTAAATTTCGATAGactctttttaaaaatagtagaAGATATGGATAAAAATGTggtaaatgtaaatatgaacagttcaggtaaaaataaacagTCAAAAGGTAATAAATcaagaaagaaaaatgataaaagtGGTACAACTAGTCGAAGTAATCGAAATGATCGAAGTGATGAGAGTGACACAACCGATCTGAGTGAGGATGAAAATTATGACAAAAAAATCAAGGGACAAGGGGacgaagaagaggaagaagaaaaaaaattgcttcTTAATGGAGAGGATAAGAGTtattctaataataaaaaaaaaagcaaaataaaaaaaactgcCCGAGAATGGGaattaaatcaaaaaataaccaaaaaagatatagaaaaattagattattctaaaaatgaagaaaatataaatcattaTAATGATAAGAACAAACAGTATGCTGAAGGTGATTTTGAAGATTCAAGTGACTGTACTAGTGAtacgaaaaataatattttaaataaactaaATGATTCTTTTCTTAAAGTATTTTCgtataatagtaaaatagaAGAAGAAGATATTGAAACCATTTTagaaggaataaaaaataaattactcTCAAAAAATGTAGCAGTAGGTATATGTGATACTTTAATAAATAGaatgaaagaaaatttaatagGAAAACGAAAAACACTTTTTGCAATGAATGTTAAAAAAACAGTGTCAACTGTCTTATCTGATACTATACAATCTATACTTACTCCAAAAGATTCTGTAGATGTATTACGAGCAGCTTTAGAAGCTAAGTCATTAGGACAGTTATACTCTATCGTTTTTTTAGGTGTAAATGGTGTTGGTAAATCAACGAATTTAGCTAAAGTTTGttactatttaaaaaataaaggaaacttaaaaattataatagcAGCATGTGATACATTTAGAGCAGGAGCAGTTGAACAGTTACGTATACATGCCAACTGTttgaatgtttttttatatgaaaaaggaTATGGAAAAGATGCTGCTGCTATTGCGAAAGAAGCAATtttatatgcaaaaaaagaaaattatgatgTTATATTAATTGACACTGCTGGAAGAATGCAAGATAATGAACCTTTAATGAGATCTCTTGgcaaattaattttaattaataatcccaatttaattttatttgttggTGAAGCATTAGTTGGAAATGATGCCATAGATcaactaaaaaaatttaatcaaGCTTTAATGGATGCTACTTGTAACACAAATAAAAGGACAATCGACGGAATAATTTTAACCAAATTTGATACCGTTGATGATAAAGTAGGCACTGCACTGTCCATGGTTTATTTAACCGGGAAACCAATTGTTTTTGTAGGCGTAGGTCAAAAATATACacacttaaaaaaatttaatgtaaatatggTCGTTAAGGCATTAAGTTAA